The DNA sequence GAAGTAGAAGCCCTAAACGGACGACCCGGAGTATATAGTGCTCGATATGCCAGTTTGCAAAAAAATGATGATGCTAATATCCAAAAACTATTGGTTGAATTGGAAGGAAAAGAAAATCGCAAAGCCCGTTTTCGTACCGTGATACAATTAGCTTGGGATGACGAATATTATATATTTGAAGGGATTGTAAATGGACACATAACGAATGAACCTATTGGTTTTAGTGGATTTGGCTACGACCCTGTATTTATCCCTGAAGGTCAGGAACGCACTTTTGCCGAAATGGAACTGAGCGAAAAAAACACGATGAGCCACAGGGCGAGGGCATTTGAGAAATTGGTGGAGTGGTTGGGGGGGAGGTAGTATCAGGTAGTTTGTATAAAGTAGTTAACAAGTACTCCTAATTGTTAATCGGTTTGAAGCAACAGATTTTTTATATTATATTTGCATCATTAATAAACTATACAACGA is a window from the Bacteroidota bacterium genome containing:
- a CDS encoding non-canonical purine NTP diphosphatase codes for the protein METELIFATHNLHKLQEVQSMLPDKINLVSLDEYGIMQEIPETGDTLEENALIKCKFVYNKTGQACFADDTGLEVEALNGRPGVYSARYASLQKNDDANIQKLLVELEGKENRKARFRTVIQLAWDDEYYIFEGIVNGHITNEPIGFSGFGYDPVFIPEGQERTFAEMELSEKNTMSHRARAFEKLVEWLGGR